CTCCTGAATTGCCTTGAAATAGTCAGCAATCAGTTTCCAGGCAATAAAACTGTTGTCATTGACAATGAAAATGTTCCGCTCATCATTCAGCAAAATCTGGCTACTTATGACAAAAACGGTGAAATGCACTATGATATAATATCGGCATTCATCAAATCCATGAGAGCTTCAGATCCGAATGCAGCGGTTTATTATATGGCAAGAATGATTTCAGGGGGAGAAGATCCACTGTTTATATGTAGAAGAATGTTAATATTAGCATCAGAAGACATAGGATTAGCTAATCCAAATGCACTGCTTTTAGCAAAAACCTGTTTTGATGCAGTGCATCAGGTCGGAATGCCGGAAGGTAGAATCATCATGTCACAGACTGCAATTTATCTGGCATGTTCTCCAAAAAGCAATGCAGCATATCTTGCCATTGACAAGGCACTTCAAATAGTCAATGAGACAGGAGACCTTCCGATACCTTTACATTTGCGTAATGCGCCTACAAAATTAATGAAGGAAATCGGGTATGGACAATCTTATAAATACGCACATGATTTTCCGGGTAATTTTGTGGATATGGAGTGTCTTCCGGACCTGATAGCCGGACAAGTCATTTATAAACCGGGTCAAAATCCTTCGGAGCAGAAATATCTCGAGCAACTTACCAGAAACTGGAAAGGAAAATATCCGTATAAATGAAATTGAATTCTCACAACTTAATCAATAATGAAGGCCTGAAAGGCCGATTTATTTCAACGATTGGCAAAAGAACACTTAGTGCCCCCAAATTACTGTCATCCACATCTTTTTGAGCATCAAACAACTTAGAAAGTATTCCAAAAATATTATAAAGGCCTGAAAGGCCGATATATCTCAACGATGGGCAAAGCCCATCGAACTAATAACAAAATGTTCACCAGCCCTGAAAGGACGAAATCTAGCTGCAAAATAAATTCCACAGTTCATTATCTGTTTACGACGTGTTCGGGAATAATAATTTCGCCCTTTAAGACCCTACAGGGCATTGACCAATAATTTCTAAAAAAGCTGATTATCCAGGATCAAATTGGATAAAGAAATCATTCCAACATACTTTCCGTTTTCTTCTACAGGTGCAATACGTATTCCTGCTTTTTTCATTAATCTGGGGACATATCTGACATTTAGGTCGGCAGGAATGGATATCACAGGTTTGCTCATTATCTCATATACATTTACTTCGTCCGATTTCAGATCTTTGATGATGACACCATTAATAAAATCATTGACCACGACGATCCCATGAGCATCTTTATGATTTCGTTTTTTTATAATGAGTGCATTGACTTTTTCTTTCCGCATCAGTTCCACCGCTTCTTTAGCTGTGGCGAGTCCGTCAATGTAAACAACTTTGGTCTCCATGACATCCCTGGCAGACAGATATTGGTCTTGTTTATGTTCCATTTTTAATAATATTAAATTATTTCAACAATTTTCATTTTGATCAAAGATGTTTATCTCTAACCTGATCTTTAAATTTCTGCATTTGACTTTCAAGGCCTGCTACCCTATCAACGCTCAGAACGAAAGCAATTCCCCTTCCGGATTCATTGAATTTTCCTTTCTCTTTGATAGCACCAAGAATATTATCTACACAATGTTCTTCTACCAAAAACATTATGACATCTGTCTGGTCTTCGACAATCAGTCCAAAAAAAGATTTGGAATCATGGACACCACTACCCTTTCCGTGAATAATGACGTCACCTGTTGCTCCGGCACCTTTTGCTGCGTCCACTATATCACTGGTCATTTCCGGTTTGACCATTGCAATGATTAATTTAAACTTCATTTTTTAATATTTTTACGGGTTTTCCAATCTACAAACTGTGCATAACCTAAAACCGTGATAATCGGAAAAAGGCATGCTAAAGCAATCAATCCGAATCCATCAACCGCGGGATTTCGTCCGGGAACGACACTTGACAAGCCGATACCAATAGCCGCAACAATCGGCACTGTAACGGTTGATGTAGTAACTCCACCTGAATCAAAAGCCAATGGTATTATATTTTTCGGAGCAAATATAGTCTGAATTACAACAATCAAGTAACTACCTAAAATGTAAATATAAAGCGGCGTGCCTGTGACAATACGAATGGTGCCCAAAGCAAGTGCGATAGACACCCCTATGGCCACCGTTACCCGCAATCCATTCTGGCTTATAGTACCTCCTGAGACTTCATTGGCCTTCATAGCTACAGCCATCAAAGATGGTTCCGCTATTGCAGTAGCAAAACCTATCATTGCTGCAAAAAGATAAATCCAATAATAAGAGAGCCAACTATCTGAACCAAAATAAGAATCTGCAATAAATAATGGATCGGATAGTTGAGTTGCCATAATATTGCCGATCGGAAAAAGAGCTTTCTCAAGTCCCATCAAAAACAATGACAATCCGAAAATCACGAACACAACACCTAAAAGCACTCTTTTTACATCCGGAATTTTCTGTTTTAAAACAAAAAACTGAAAAGAAGCAATAATCAGAAATACAGGTAATACATCAATGATAGTTGAAAATAAAACATCTGCCAAATCTGAAATTATCTTTATCATATTTACGAATTAAATTAAAACGATCATTCCGTAAATCAATACAAAAATCATTGGAAACAGAGATGCAAATGCTATCAGCCCAAACCCGTCAATCATAGGGTTCCTCCCCTTGATTACCCCAGCGAGTCCTACTCCTAATGCTGCCACTAAGGGTACTGTTACTGTAGAAGTCGTAACACCACCTGAATCATAAGCAATCCCGATAATCTCAGCCGGAGCAAAAATTGTCATAATCATTACTATGAGATATCCCCCAATTATAAGAAATGAAATCGGCCAACCTTTTAAAATCCGAATAACACCTAATATAAGTGCAAAGCCTACTGAGAAAGCCACTGTAATTCTAAGTCCAAACGCAAAACTACTTTGAGCCTCCTCCGAATTTTCAATAATCCTGGCATCCGCAGAAATTCTGCCGGCTTCTTTAGCGACCGCTATTAATGCCGGTTCTGCTATAGTCGTTGAGAAACCTAATGTAAATGAAAATAACAACAACCAGAAAAGACTTCCTTTTTTTGCAAGTGCGTAAGCCATTGTTTCACCAATTGGAAATAATCCTAATTCCAACCCTTCCACAAACAACATGAGGCCGATTACTACCAAAACGGCACCAAATAACACCTCTCCGACATTGGGCAATGGTTGCTTC
The genomic region above belongs to Saprospiraceae bacterium and contains:
- a CDS encoding replication-associated recombination protein A codes for the protein MIAPLAERMRPKSLNDYAGQPHLVGKGAVLRNIIESGSVPSFILWGPPGVGKTTLASIIAQTLDRPFFSLSAINSGVKDIREMIDKAKSQQFFSRPNPILFIDEIHRFSKSQQDSLLGAVEKGIVTLIGATTENPSFEVISALLSRCQVYILKELSKPDLIQIADNAIKNDEQLKKRNFDIKSYDALLGLSGGDARKLLNCLEIVSNQFPGNKTVVIDNENVPLIIQQNLATYDKNGEMHYDIISAFIKSMRASDPNAAVYYMARMISGGEDPLFICRRMLILASEDIGLANPNALLLAKTCFDAVHQVGMPEGRIIMSQTAIYLACSPKSNAAYLAIDKALQIVNETGDLPIPLHLRNAPTKLMKEIGYGQSYKYAHDFPGNFVDMECLPDLIAGQVIYKPGQNPSEQKYLEQLTRNWKGKYPYK
- a CDS encoding CBS domain-containing protein; amino-acid sequence: MEHKQDQYLSARDVMETKVVYIDGLATAKEAVELMRKEKVNALIIKKRNHKDAHGIVVVNDFINGVIIKDLKSDEVNVYEIMSKPVISIPADLNVRYVPRLMKKAGIRIAPVEENGKYVGMISLSNLILDNQLF
- a CDS encoding P-II family nitrogen regulator — encoded protein: MKFKLIIAMVKPEMTSDIVDAAKGAGATGDVIIHGKGSGVHDSKSFFGLIVEDQTDVIMFLVEEHCVDNILGAIKEKGKFNESGRGIAFVLSVDRVAGLESQMQKFKDQVRDKHL
- a CDS encoding DUF1538 domain-containing protein, translated to MIKIISDLADVLFSTIIDVLPVFLIIASFQFFVLKQKIPDVKRVLLGVVFVIFGLSLFLMGLEKALFPIGNIMATQLSDPLFIADSYFGSDSWLSYYWIYLFAAMIGFATAIAEPSLMAVAMKANEVSGGTISQNGLRVTVAIGVSIALALGTIRIVTGTPLYIYILGSYLIVVIQTIFAPKNIIPLAFDSGGVTTSTVTVPIVAAIGIGLSSVVPGRNPAVDGFGLIALACLFPIITVLGYAQFVDWKTRKNIKK
- a CDS encoding DUF1538 domain-containing protein, yielding MDLNSNYTIFFKFVIKVLVKLKKAFIDILPIVLVVMFFQLLVLKQPLPNVGEVLFGAVLVVIGLMLFVEGLELGLFPIGETMAYALAKKGSLFWLLLFSFTLGFSTTIAEPALIAVAKEAGRISADARIIENSEEAQSSFAFGLRITVAFSVGFALILGVIRILKGWPISFLIIGGYLIVMIMTIFAPAEIIGIAYDSGGVTTSTVTVPLVAALGVGLAGVIKGRNPMIDGFGLIAFASLFPMIFVLIYGMIVLI